From a single Vitis vinifera cultivar Pinot Noir 40024 chromosome 18, ASM3070453v1 genomic region:
- the LOC100260649 gene encoding caffeic acid 3-O-methyltransferase yields the protein MSLKKDEAYRWMSEEDESCIQAMLFASSHVFPTILNTAVELNLFEIIARAGPGAYVSPSEIASQLPTQNPNAPCFMDRMLRLFASHGLLSYSLRTLEDGRVDRLYGLTPVCKFFLRSDDGSCLASLSTVGSHRALREVWPSLKDAILEGGDQFQKVHGMSMFEYMDKDPTLNKAFNEAMVGRSTIIMKKVVETYQGFEGLASLVDVGGGTGATLNMIISKYPSIKGINFDLPHVVQTAPTYPGIEHVGGSMLVSIPKADAIMIKDTCHNWSDEHCLKFLRNCYESLPKNGKVIVIDIIMPEAPEPSIGSQYVARLDNVMLLLHGGKERTAREFEALCKGSGFSDFRVACCVYSCLSAVMEFQK from the exons ATGAGTCTCAAAAAAGATGAGGCATATCGTTGGATGAGCGAAGAGGATGAATCATGTATCCAAGCTATGCTTTTTGCTAGCTCACATGTGTTCCCCACGATCTTGAACACTGCGGTTGAGCTAAATCTGTTTGAGATCATCGCTCGAGCAGGCCCTGGTGCTTATGTCTCACCCTCTGAGATCGCATCCCAGCTTCCCACCCAAAACCCCAATGCACCTTGTTTTATGGATCGGATGCTGCGTCTATTTGCTAGTCACGGGCTTCTATCTTACAGCCTGCGCACACTCGAAGATGGCAGAGTTGATAGGCTTTATGGTCTCACTCCCGTTTGTAAATTCTTTCTTAGGAGTGATGATGGGAGTTGTTTGGCTTCCTTATCAACCGTGGGTTCCCACCGAGCTTTGAGGGAAGTTTG GCCATCCTTGAAGGACGCCATTCTTGAAGGAGGTGATCAATTCCAGAAAGTCCACGGGATGAGTATGTTTGAGTACATGGACAAGGACCCGACACTAAACAAGGCCTTCAATGAGGCAATGGTTGGTCGCTCCACCATAATCATGAAGAAAGTCGTGGAGACCTACCAGGGGTTTGAGGGATTAGCATCACTTGTGGACGTGGGCGGTGGAACCGGTGCAACCCTTAACATGATCATTTCCAAGTATCCTTCCATCAAAGGCATCAACTTTGATTTGCCACATGTTGTGCAAACTGCACCAACTTATCCGg GTATTGAGCATGTAGGAGGAAGCATGCTAGTTAGCATTCCAAAAGCAGACGCAATTATGATTAAG GATACATGCCATAACTGGAGTGATGAACATTGCTTAAAATTTTTACGCAATTGTTATGAATCGTTACCGAAAAATGGGAAGGTGATAGTGATAGACATAATAATGCCAGAAGCACCAGAGCCAAGCATTGGCTCTCAGTATGTTGCTCGGCTCGACAATGTCATGTTACTGCTACACGGAGGCAAAGAGAGGACTGCCAGAGAGTTCGAGGCCTTGTGCAAGGGTTCTGGGTTTTCAGACTTCCGAGTGGCTTGTTGTGTTTACAGTTGCCTTTCTGCGGTCATGGAATTTCAGAAATAA
- the LOC132253142 gene encoding caffeic acid 3-O-methyltransferase-like, with product MSLKKDEAYRWMSEEDESCIQAMLFASSHVFPTILNTAVELNLFEIIARAGPGAYVSPSEIASQLPTQNPNAPCFMDRMLRLFASHGLLSYSLRTLEDGRVDRLYGLTPVCKFFLRSDDGSCLASLSTLGSHRAMREVWPHLKDAILKGGNQFQKVHGMSMFEYMDKDPTLNKAFNEAMVGRSTIIMKKIVETYQGFEGLASLVDVGGGTGANLNMIISKYPSIKGINFDLPHVVQTAPTYPGNN from the exons ATGAGTCTCAAAAAAGATGAGGCATATCGTTGGATGAGCGAAGAGGATGAATCATGTATCCAAGCTATGCTTTTTGCTAGCTCACATGTGTTCCCCACGATCTTGAACACTGCGGTTGAGCTAAACCTGTTTGAGATCATCGCTCGAGCAGGCCCTGGTGCTTATGTCTCACCCTCTGAGATCGCATCCCAGCTTCCCACCCAAAACCCCAATGCACCTTGTTTTATGGATCGGATGCTGCGTCTATTTGCTAGTCACGGGCTTCTATCTTACAGCCTGCGCACACTCGAAGATGGCAGAGTTGATAGGCTTTATGGTCTCACTCCCGTTTGTAAATTCTTTCTTAGGAGTGATGATGGGAGTTGTTTGGCTTCCTTATCGACCCTGGGTTCCCACCGAGCTATGAGGGAAGTTTG GCCACACTTGAAGGACGCCATTCTTAAAGGTGGTAATCAATTCCAGAAAGTCCACGGGATGAGTATGTTTGAGTACATGGACAAGGACCCGACACTAAACAAGGCCTTCAATGAGGCAATGGTTGGTCGCTCCACCATAATCATGAAGAAAATCGTGGAGACCTACCAGGGGTTTGAGGGATTAGCATCACTTGTGGACGTGGGCGGTGGAACCGGTGCAAACCTTAACATGATCATTTCCAAGTATCCTTCCATCAAAGGCATCAACTTTGATTTGCCACATGTTGTGCAAACTGCACCAACTTATCCGggtaataattaa